CGCGGGGGTAATCTTGCAGGGGGTTGGAAGTCGGGGCAGTCCTCTCTACCATGGCAGAGGCTGAAGCAGAGAGAGCAGTGGTTGTGTAGCTTCTCATAAACTAGAGTGGCTACTACTTCTTGGCCATCATCAAACTCGAGAGTTGTTTTCATGATAAGGGGTAAGAGACCATTGACATACACTTTCATTTTCGCAACAGTTGAAGTTATCTCCCATATATCAAGAGTCCCAATATCACTTGCGATACTTGTTAGGGTTTTTTCAGACCATAGATGGAGCGGAACGCCTTGTACCTGGATCCAGAATGGGATCTGGTTAGGGAAAGAGGGCGTCATTGTGGGTTCCCAGCGCTGGATGATAATCATCCAGTGAGCAAAGTGATATGGTTGGTTCTCCAAGACTTTCAGTAGATCTCTCTCCGAGGCAAACTGGAATTGGAAACAACCCTGTCCTAGATCTGCTCCAATGGGGCGGGAGTCGCATTTCCAGTGCTCTGAGAGGAAGGGGATTAAAGACCACATCCTCTGAGCTTTTGGGTTTGTTAATCTGCCCACCAGCGTTAGGGAATGCTTTCTGATTAGCTCCGAGGTGTCAAACGCGGGGACTCTGACTCGTGCCGTACGAGGAGGCAACGGGGGGGGCTCTGCTGGTCCCTTTCCTTTCTCAGCGTAAGATAGTCTTCTATGCATCTCAGATAGGATCTTGTGGTGGAAGGCGATACAGTTCAAAGTTTGCTAGACGAGTTGCGAGGGTTCTTCAAAAGCACAGACGCGAGTGAAAATGCTCCGGGAAGGCTTTGCTAAGAGGTGACCGTAAATCTTTGCTGGAGATATCTCTAATATCAATACTTAAACTATTAAATTAGTCAACTGCTTTGTCTCGATCCGATCATAGGTACGTCCCGCCTATTGTCTTTCGTTTCTAATATTGCGTTCGGTTGGTTACAACAACAACGAAAAAGAGTGACTACAAATCATATCTTCCTCGGCTTAAGGAGACAAGTATTGGTATTTTCTgtttatcccctatatattaaaagagaagcatcacaacatatttttgtagccacatgtcatcaccacaatcattcttagaatccttagaaaaatatgttggtccatataaatgtataataaactttttattaaactaaccataaactaatcataaatgttcttcattgtttccttaaataaaaatcacggaatcacctaatgtggctaaagtatatatgacaattaatgattttgaataataaaagatttgataaaaattactatattctctatcattttaaaaaatttaactaattaaaataaattaaacaatcatgttaactatataataaaaatttagattttttcgtatatgctatattttgaatttttaaaaacgaatataaatgactaaagttgttaaaaatctcacattgaaacttttgtgatccatggtctaaactttatattataacaagatacaaatgattatgaAATTACAGAAGtaggaagtctcatttaataaatattatatatatgtatattaatattcttaaaaataaattatataccatataaaatataaaatacataagtattttaatttcgaatttgctttgaatttttttgataaacattttgaacaattattgacaacttaatatttagattttaaactttgcattgaatatatttaaaattataaattactaaaactattaaacatcccataatttttttattgttatcatttatttaaaaaatttgttatagagaaatacaaacgatcaaaataatatgaatataaaatattttttagcagatgtcaatattaaaaatgtactttatatctatgttaatatcatgtaaacttaattttataacatataaaatagaaaaagtatttgtctcgattaataaaatttatttaagtatttgtaccTATTTAATTAcatacgtaatagttactaaattttttattattcaatatatatttattatttcataatatgtaaaaaatatataatacttcaaaataatttatatataactagtaatgtattatatattatattgtccTTCGTATGATCGTATCTTACTAACGAAAATTTGATTGCTAAGATGTTACCCATACCATTTAACATTCATGCAACGTTTCTTACGTTCTCATTATACAATTACTCGCTAAATGTAGagcaagataaaaaaaaatgtagaattaGAGGGGAAAATTTAGAGTTAGAACTTACAAGTTTGCTAATGGGGCTAGAAAGTTACTTTGATTAAATTCATGACCGCTTTAATTAaaatcctttcttttttttttttttagaatggCTCGCTAAATACTTATATTTGCATATGTTTGGATTCTCATCTATAAACttgaatatatgtttttattggaTTCGTTGTAATAAATTTGCATACCTAGTagtggttttggttttgtttttgttgggttgttgtttaaaataattaaaccaaTTATTTAGGACTATTTATTAATAATTCTTGGttctaaatatattttggttttgtttcgaTCGAAACAGCTCGAATCAGTTCTGTTTTTTTCCttctatttaattatgtatttttctgCCGACTTCTTCTACCTGCATGATAATGTAGTCCAATAATTGAGAAAATAGGACAAATTCTCCTAttgaacattattttaaatgcaACCTTGATTAAGTGGTTTATGATCCACCATGGAAGTTGTAGAACAAGACAGGTTTGGCTCACGTTCGGTAACACATTATGGCGCACACACGCCGAATATTCATTggtattttcactaatttcgccACTCTGATTAGGCTAAATAAATGAGGATTACTTGTCCGTTCTCTTGCTTCTTAATCAAATTACTCATTAACCTCCGACACCAACGTGTCtttaatcccctatatattaattgaggaacatttgaaaagatgtaacctcaattttgtattaattaaaagaggccccaatgcataggtggcactcaattaggtagtcaattacattcaattgaaaaataagtaggtccacattcgatttttatatgttgttagatacataagttggtcaaactatatgatataatgatatgatatgttattttctttccttaaataaaacctacggaattaccataaatgactaatatatatatgacaattaatgcttttaataataaagatttgataacaatttatatctcctccatcattttttgtttaattttaaattattaaaataaattaaacaatcaaattagctataaaaataaaatttagattttttcgtatatgttatattttgaatttttaaaaacgacaataaatgactaaaactattaaaattattatgttaaaaattaatgatcaatggtttaacatttttattataagaagatacacatgattttaaaaccatatgagtaaaaaatatcatttaataataaataaatatatatagattaaacactatataccataagattacataaatattttaatattaaaactttcaatgaattttcaagaacatttataaattataaaattattaaagatttcagattgaaaattttgttatcgatgatttaaatattttgttataaaacgatatgaatgatcatagaaccgtatgattataaattcttatttaataaataactatacaaaatatactattcttagaaaaataggttggtccatcttaacttatattacactttttataaaactaactatcgatatgataaataacgtaccaaaaaatgttttgcactttccttaaataaaagctacgaaattacctaatatgattaacgtatatgtgaaaattaattattatgaataataaatatttgataacaatttttgtatcttagttctttttttaattttatattattaaaatatatttaaaaatcacattaaatatataataaaaacatttatattttttcttatatgttatattttgaatttttcaaaacgtctataaattattagaaatttgaagatctccactctgaaaattttgtgatcaatagattatttttttgtcataataagttacaaatgatcataaaattgtattaatatgaatttttatttaatattataagaagatacacatgattttaaaaccatatgagtaaaaaatatcatttaaaaataaaacacatatatatatatagattatactatataccataagattacataaatattttaatattaaaactttcaatgaattttcaaaaacatttataaattataaacttattaaagatttcatattgaaaattttgttatcgatgatttaaatattcagtaataaaatgatatgaatgatcatagaactgtatgattataaattctcatttaataaatgactatataaaatatactattcttagaaaaataggttgaattatcttaacttacattatattttttattaaactaactatcgaattgataaataatctatcaaatttgtttttgcactttccttaattagaaactacgaaattacctaatatgattaacgtatatatgaaaattaattattatgaataataaatatttgataacaattttggtatcttagtttttttttaattttatattattgaaagatattaaaaaatcacattaaatatataataaaaattttatattttttcttatatgttatattttgaatttttcaaaacgtttatatattattagaaatttgaatattcccactctgaaaattttttgatcaatagattttttttttgttataataagttacaaatgatcataaaatataacgcatatgaatttttatttaataaatattcaaactaaataatatatatatatataaatactaatgatctaaagcaacaagattggctgatcaatttagtcgtccagttgaaatctttcaaaagtatgtgaaagactaaagtcaaagtaaatatggttttagaatagtaattatattttactaaccgaaataccaaaaaaaaccgaaccgaaccgaaaccaacccgatattcggattgaacacccctaatccaaatgaagccaaactattgtttcattctccaaaatataataaaaagaataacttaattccgcgcaaggcgcgggtcttatcctagttgtACCCTATTTACGGATTAGTACTTAAGCCCCGCAAGTAGCAGAGATCGCAGTTAACATACGTACGGTTTTGACTTTAATTAGTGCGATAATAGTCATTGGCAGAAAGTCTTAAAAGCAACGCAATAATTTTAGCTAactcaaatttatattattataaataagcTAATGCTTAAATGATTCTTACTTTAGAGTATTTCTAATGTATAAGTCTATTTTTTCTTCCAAGATAAAGTAAAATGGAATATGaactaaaaatgttttataccatattatatttttcattttatattggaagtaataaacaaacataaaataaattatttcatttatagagcaaattttgttaaaaaataagaaatagaaCAGAGTtggagtattttttattttatactttttttacTCAATTTTAGAAAGAAATGCAGTGGGACTGGATATACCCATAGACAAAGCTATTATGGTTTTAATTATTTGAACTATAACGTAAACTAACACAAGCGAATAACGTATgtatttttgaaagaaaaaatgcaTAATAATTCCTGCACAGTAGTGTTTTCTTATCCTTTGTTTAATGTGCAGTTCGTCCAGACCGATGATTGCATGTTAAATTAATAAAGTACACATGTACGTATTTGCCATTCAACGACCGATGGAAATGGAACTACACATGGTACAGGAATATATTAAAGTTGTGGCCATAGTGACGTGGTGTGTACGTATTCCGTAACTATTAAACTCAACAAGATGTGCCAGGATATAGGGCCATAAAACTTCTCAAGTTTTAAACAATATACTCCAATACCAATGAGTTCTTCTTATCCTCTATACTATTTTTTGTCTTTGTATTGAAATCTTCAATAGATTGTTCAGGTATGTTAATTTATATCTTCAAAAGTGAAGTAGCTTGAACACAGACAACGAGAATGTGTAGTTTCTCAATACTTAAATAAGTTAATTGAGTAAAACTAATGTATTGTTACTTCCAACATTGATATCAAATCCTACTTAAGTATCCGTAGTGTAGAGTACCTTTTGCTTTATACTAGTAGTATATAATTCTTTTGCAGTTTCCAAGTCTTTGGTCATTGTTTCACATTATTAGTTACAAGTAATCTATCTAATCCCAAGTTTCCAACACGCTCCTAGTTTCAAGATTTGGTATTATTCGAGAAAGAATacaataaaaaggaaaaaaagttcCTTCAAAATTTGTCACATAGCGTCAGAATATCTTTACTCGATCTATTTCGACACACTATCTATCAGCTGATTAACTATTTAAATTACGACTCAACACCAGGTTTTCAGGTCAGAGAAGACTGCTCAGTTGCAGATAAGAGAAGACTGCTCAGTTGCAGATAGTAATCAAAAATCACATGTATGTAATGCTAAtgacaaatctccaaaataacaccttttaaattttattccaaaaatataatccagtgttaaaaatttataaaataacattcatttgacccaaaaaaactATAACTCTTAAACCTTAATCTTACTCTCATCCGTTAAATACTAAATAGTAAGATCATAATCCATAAATCTTTATCACCAAACCATAAATCCAGACATTTGctcttttttatctttaaatgttttttttttaaaaagtctaCTTATATGCTAATTTTGTCATAAAACATGATTTAATACTATTTGATGATATTTCTctctaaataatataaaattaaaagttcCGCTACTAGTTTACTATGTAACTTCTGTCACCAAAAAAttggtataaaatttaacatttaaaaaaaaagattaaaagttCCACCAGTCCTTATACACGAGATGCGTCCTCaatctatataataattaataatgtttCGAATAAAAGATAGAATCATAGGGATCCAGTTGATAATGCGATAAAAAGGACAATTCGGTCATTTATTATACGTATGGTCAAGCCCGCTTTGTTGTGACGTGAAGTGTTGGCTCCTATATAACCTCGTCTCTCCAACTTGTTCTACCACATAACTCTCTTTACTAATATAGAGAAAACAATCAAAAGAAAGTGAAAGCAGTATTAAAGAGAGATGGGAAACAGTCTAAGGTGTTGTCTAGCTTGTGTTCTTCCATGTGGAGCACTAGATTTGATCAGGATCGTTCATCTAAACGGCCACATTGATGAGATCACACGGTCTATAACCGCCGGAGAGATCCTCCAAGCAAACCCAAACCATGTCCTAAGCAAACCATGTTCTCAAGGTGTTGTCCGTAAGATCTTGATCTTGTCCCCTGAATCCGAGCTCAAGCGAGGAAGTATCTATTTTCTCATTCCTGACTCTTCCTTGCCGGAGAAGAAAAGAAGGAGAAAAGAAGGTCACAGTCCGAACAAGACTCCCAACAACAACCCTAAGGCTGACCTCGGAGAAGTTAAAGATGTGAAACAGTGTGAGAAGTACTTGGAAGGAGTTGTGTCGTCCACGTCAAATGGTAAAGAACAACGTCATCGCCGGCGGCACAGCAGATCGGTGTCAGTATCCTCGTGGCAGCCTCACCTTGACAGTATCTCTGAGGATCTTAATTAATTACTCTTCCCTTTAcctctttatattttttctagCTAATGGGGTGTTTTTTTTTCCGGGAGCCGGATTTTTATTTTCgagagatttttattttgtttttcttttgtgaaaAATCTCACAAAAAGAATTATATAATGTGGATAAGTTATCTGTTGAATCATGGTGTAGTAATTTATAGTTacgaaaaattattatatttcaatGGATTAGTAAACATTGATCAAAAGCGAAACATACATAAAAGTTTAAGGCAGATTTAGTTTATGCAGTATTCATcgaaataacaataataaagaAGACGAGGGTTTAGGGggaataataataaaatgggATTGAATCAACAAACCAGCCTCTTTTCTGTTACAATTTCAATATATTTCCTCTTGATATCAATGAAATAATCCGAAAAGTGGATGTAATGGAATTGTATACGGAAAAAGCATCAATGAAGTGATTAATGATTATGATAAAATGTGTGTTTAACGGAAAATACCACTTTGAATTATTAGACTTGATTATATAAGCTGGGtcgttataaaataataatgaataataatagTTAGTAGGCAGGTTTGCACATGTAGGTGAACCAATCGAAAAGCCTTTGAAACTGAGATAAAAATCTGTTGTTCCAAATAATACTATAGTCAttcaatcatataaataaattaaaggaAAATAACTTGTGATGTAAAACATACATGGAGTCATGGACAAGAAAGTGTATCAATGGTTATGCCAGAAAAATGAACATTTTTATCTTCTCATGTTAAATGATTTCTCTGTATATGTAGCTTCGTATTTCAGCTTTAAGCTACTACCGATACTTTTACATACATGCATTTTACGCAAAAACATATTACTATGTTTAAGATTCTAAGATTCAACTCGTTTAAACATGTCAGATACTAATGCGGTTGTTATTCTTTGCAAATGCAATATACATAGTTTCAAAAGTATTACATATTAATTGTGATTGGTTCAACCATCGAAATGGAATCTGTATTATTATAGGTTTAATGCAATGACTCACTTATAGGCAAATACAATAGactttaaacataaaattagaaaaaaatctataaaaaaattgttggacAATAAGGTTGGATATGGCTACAAGTACAAGTTAAGATacctattaaaaatgaaattctTACAATAATACATCAGGCTCAGgactaaattattattatccTTGTTATTAAAACATTTGAAGAGAAATGACCAgtagaaaaagagaaaatgaaagctGGCAAGCCCATCTGTATCAACTGCCTTCACATGGCTCCTCTCTTCTATGCCCCATCTCTACAAGACATTCATTTTATCTTTGTTTATCGATCTCTCCTTTTCTTCTATTCTATTCATCTCTACAGCAATTACTATTATTCTATAGTGTATATGCAACTATGCATACATTACTAAGTTTGGTCCAAACAGCCCATCTTCTCCATACGCCTCGGCCATTATGCTTCCAgtttattaaatgaaatttcCTTTGTATTACATTGAGGGCTTTCTCTTGTTCGTTTATGTAATAGACTTACACGTACTGATGCAATCTAGTATGTACCGCCAAAACGTAATGTCATTCTTGTCACTTGATTAGAAGTGATGTAGTGTCATTACATTTTAGTGACCCACTCGTTAGCCCAATCATACAATCTGACGCTACTCTCTCGTATGTTAGCATGACACGTCCGTCTGCTTCTGTCCACATAACAACTTTGCGAATATAAAAGATTAATTGGCTTAGATGCACCCAGAAACCCATGTAATTTAACATATaaccttgttttttttaaatatttttagtgactATAATATTcttatctctatctctctctcttctcccttttatgtgttctaatctctttatctttcgtacaaattcttcaaatcatcttctaattcaacacaaatctttatttttttattctgattcttttgACACCCATAATGCTAATCTTATTATCTCACCCCAATTCAAATATTTCCAATTTAGAATCACAATcaacttttagataatatatacgttagtaggtattttattacttacctgctattatttagattttaatggatTCTTAATCGATACATGAAGTGTTAGCTGTTATAAATAGATTTTGAGCTATTTAATAgataactaattaattgttaatagtttcattaactgatatatgatttgttagtcGATATATTTGTTTGATACATAGATTGTTAGATGATAATGAAATTATTAGCGGATATGTTAGTTGGTATATAGATTGTTACCtgctatgtaaatatttagttGATAGATCTAGAGTTACTTGTTTTCGACAAAGCATAAGAGCATTTTCGTCCgcacattgtcaaaaagttatTCATTTTTGGGTTATCCATAATTATGGGCATTCAACAAATTTGGACCTTAATTGGGGATATTCCACACATTGTCTCAATATAAAATGATCTGATCCCATTTTCATTTCCTATCGATACTGACCATTGTAAAAATTGCGTTCTACTATATCGAGTTGCATACTTAACAATCTGTAGTTTaatacaaacaaacacacacaaaaaactACACCCTTTATTATTACTTAATAATACATTAGAAAAGGACTAATTAACGGTTGTGAAGATCAACAGTGGTATACCCTTCTTCAACAGAGAACCGTGGGTGTACTCTCGGATCTCCACCCCTATGAGGCGAAACTGGTAGTTTATAGCTATTATCCATCGCAAAATAGTCGTCACCTTCTTGCTGATGAACCACAAGCACCGAGAAATGAAAATCCGGAGACGCAAACATGTCTCCAATCACACCTAGCTCAGGACACTCGCTCCAGTCCGTCAGCCCGTACAGCACGGACGACTCTAGGTCATGGTCACGACCCACGACAACCAAATCGTACGTAGACCCAAGCGCACTAATCACTTGCGTGGTCTCCACTCCATCTCTGACAATCTCTTCTCTGTAATGCACTTTGGGTTTGTTCTGCGAGAAGCTCTTGAAGTCGTTTATGAGGTGACACTCGGAAGGTTCTGTTTCTTCTCCTGTTGTTATGTTGGTGTTGTAAAGTGCGCTCTTGTGTCGGAAATGGATCATCGTGACGCTCACTTCCGGGTGCTCTGCCATTCTCATGCAGAAGGCTAGCGCCTCCGCGTCGTCTCTCCCTTCGATGAAGATCATGGCCACGTTACGCCACGTGTGGCTCATTAGGACAGAGCGGCGGCCTTCTATCTCTCCTCGGTCGATGAATATTCCGACAGAGCAAGGTGCCTTGTCCAACACGTTGATATTAATGCTGCGGATCGCTGGGTTAACGTGGTCAACGGTCCCGTCTATCGCGTACTCTTTATGAAACGGGATGACGATGAGCGCAGCTTTCTTGTCGAGGGCGAGAGTGCAGATGTCGTCGTTGATGCTGGAGAAGGGAGCCGCGGCTGTGAAATGCTGAGCCATTAGGGTTCCTTGGTGCTGCTGCTCGAACCGTTGGAACCCGTTGACTATTTGCGTTGACTGGGCCGTGTTGGGGTCGAGTTTGTTCATCAGGTGATGCGGCATGAGCACCGCGTGGGCTCTGCCTTTGAGCTCGACGAGGTGCAGCGTGAAGACGGAGACAGGGCTGAAGCGACTAGGGTAAGAAGCTTCTAGGAGGTTGACCATCGAAGGTACGTTTTCGACGTTGTAAACGCAGAAGAGTAGACGGAGCTGAATGTTTCGTTGTCTCGTGTTGAGGATCGTTCGCTTGCTCTCGCTTCTGTATCGTTTCGATGGGTCGTAGAG
The sequence above is drawn from the Brassica napus cultivar Da-Ae chromosome A8, Da-Ae, whole genome shotgun sequence genome and encodes:
- the BNAA08G28790D gene encoding uncharacterized protein BNAA08G28790D — translated: MGNSLRCCLACVLPCGALDLIRIVHLNGHIDEITRSITAGEILQANPNHVLSKPCSQGVVRKILILSPESELKRGSIYFLIPDSSLPEKKRRRKEGHSPNKTPNNNPKADLGEVKDVKQCEKYLEGVVSSTSNGKEQRHRRRHSRSVSVSSWQPHLDSISEDLN